The proteins below are encoded in one region of Synergistaceae bacterium:
- a CDS encoding ABC transporter permease: MLKFILNRLWQAIVVLVGVTLIVFIMVNVAPGDPVAVMMERKADAATIERIRQQMGLNDPLYVQYWTFLKNSFSGDFGNSYFQKLPVSVLLARGFSVTGSIAVGVLFFAIAVGILMGILAAVFRGGALDRIIMFVSTLGMALPSFWLAIILQLVFGLWLKVLPISGLRSVSSYILPSVALGMIYAASLARLTRTNMLDALNQDYVRTARSKGAGEVAVVVVHALKNAAIPILTYLGTLMKSILGGSVLVETVFAINGLGRLLVDGIMKRDIPVIQGCTIYIAAVFVLMNLLIDLVYGLIDPRIRVTNEA, translated from the coding sequence TTGCTCAAATTCATTCTGAATCGCCTCTGGCAGGCTATTGTGGTGCTCGTTGGGGTAACGCTCATCGTGTTTATCATGGTGAACGTCGCCCCAGGCGACCCCGTGGCCGTAATGATGGAGAGAAAGGCGGACGCGGCCACCATCGAACGCATACGCCAGCAGATGGGGCTTAATGATCCGCTGTACGTACAGTATTGGACCTTTCTGAAAAATTCTTTTTCAGGCGACTTTGGTAACTCTTATTTTCAAAAACTGCCGGTAAGCGTTTTGCTGGCGCGGGGCTTCTCCGTCACTGGGTCTATCGCCGTGGGAGTGCTCTTTTTCGCTATCGCCGTGGGCATCCTTATGGGGATACTCGCCGCCGTGTTCCGCGGCGGGGCGCTGGACAGGATTATCATGTTTGTCTCGACGCTAGGCATGGCTTTGCCCTCTTTCTGGCTCGCCATCATTCTCCAGCTCGTATTTGGACTGTGGCTGAAGGTTTTACCCATCTCAGGGCTAAGGTCTGTCTCCTCCTACATCCTCCCTTCCGTCGCTCTGGGCATGATCTACGCGGCGTCCCTGGCGCGGCTCACCCGCACCAACATGCTCGACGCGCTGAATCAAGATTACGTGCGCACCGCCCGCTCCAAAGGCGCCGGGGAGGTGGCTGTGGTGGTGGTACACGCGCTCAAAAACGCCGCCATTCCTATTCTTACTTACCTTGGCACACTCATGAAATCCATCCTGGGTGGTTCCGTCTTAGTTGAAACGGTTTTTGCCATTAATGGACTCGGCAGGCTCCTGGTCGACGGTATCATGAAACGGGACATTCCGGTTATCCAAGGCTGTACGATCTATATCGCAGCCGTGTTCGTTTTGATGAACCTTCTTATCGACCTCGTGTACGGCCTGATTGATCCAAGGATCCGCGTAACAAATGAAGCATAA
- a CDS encoding ABC transporter substrate-binding protein, with the protein MKRKTLRSLSFLSIFVLSLVACSAAFAATGSGEPKVFRYAYNFADLELLDVHKHTTNDVMQAANPLGEPLVRVDSEGTIHPLLLDALPEMSEDGTLFIFKLKEGIKFHDGTELRATDVEFTFNRIFDPKTQNLNTWLCDMIKGAPEMLEGKAPTLEGFKIIDDYSFSIELSEPYAPFLSVLGCEQMMIYPKKACEEAGTHWGLTTFVGTGPFELVEFSSKEVMHAKRFKGYHGTPAKIDELYIYVMDQGTALMEYEVGNLDVVRVDNDVVASYKTGDFAKNLVRVDLMGIIAMNMNVNMPPLNNVKVREAVSYAIDREGLLKSFLDGNGTPANCMIPPGIAAHVDRPYEYNPTKVKSLLAEAGYPDGVTIESYVSETQEVAKVAVVLQEQFKASNITLNVNRVDQGTYVDIRRAGQVQVPLLTWFKDISDPDNFTYTFYHSTSSQLFSSNWKDAKTDEMLARGRASMGAEREKIYLELENYLVEEQHIVAPLYNPVTYYLVADGVRGVIYDNSLLRFYEIDIAEIDIAK; encoded by the coding sequence ATGAAACGTAAGACATTGCGATCGCTTTCTTTTTTGTCGATTTTTGTCTTGTCGCTCGTCGCTTGTTCCGCCGCTTTCGCCGCCACGGGTTCTGGCGAACCCAAAGTATTCCGCTATGCTTATAACTTTGCCGATTTAGAGCTTCTCGATGTGCACAAGCACACCACCAACGACGTTATGCAGGCCGCGAATCCCCTAGGTGAGCCCCTCGTCCGCGTCGATTCCGAGGGCACCATCCATCCCCTGCTGCTTGACGCGCTTCCTGAAATGTCGGAGGACGGCACTTTGTTCATCTTCAAGCTAAAAGAGGGAATCAAATTTCACGACGGAACTGAATTGCGCGCCACCGACGTGGAGTTTACCTTTAACCGCATTTTCGACCCCAAGACCCAGAACCTGAACACCTGGCTTTGCGACATGATCAAAGGCGCTCCCGAAATGCTGGAGGGCAAGGCCCCGACGCTGGAGGGCTTCAAAATTATCGACGATTACTCCTTCAGCATAGAACTCAGCGAACCCTATGCCCCTTTCCTTTCGGTGTTGGGTTGCGAGCAGATGATGATTTATCCTAAAAAAGCCTGCGAAGAAGCGGGAACCCATTGGGGTCTCACTACTTTCGTGGGAACGGGCCCCTTCGAACTGGTGGAGTTTTCCAGCAAAGAGGTCATGCACGCCAAACGATTCAAAGGCTACCATGGCACTCCGGCCAAGATTGACGAACTCTATATTTACGTTATGGACCAAGGTACTGCTTTGATGGAGTACGAGGTGGGGAACCTGGACGTGGTTCGCGTGGATAACGACGTGGTCGCCTCTTATAAAACGGGAGATTTCGCGAAAAACCTTGTGCGAGTGGACCTGATGGGTATCATCGCGATGAACATGAATGTCAATATGCCGCCCCTAAACAACGTCAAAGTCCGAGAGGCCGTTTCCTATGCCATCGACCGCGAGGGGTTGTTGAAGAGCTTTTTAGACGGTAATGGTACGCCCGCCAACTGTATGATTCCTCCAGGCATCGCCGCCCACGTGGATCGCCCCTATGAATACAACCCCACAAAGGTCAAATCGTTGCTAGCTGAGGCCGGTTACCCCGACGGCGTCACCATCGAGAGCTACGTCTCCGAGACTCAGGAGGTCGCCAAAGTTGCCGTCGTGCTGCAGGAACAATTCAAGGCCTCGAACATCACGCTGAACGTGAACCGTGTTGACCAGGGCACCTACGTGGACATACGCCGGGCAGGTCAGGTGCAGGTTCCGCTTCTTACGTGGTTCAAGGACATCTCCGACCCTGATAACTTCACCTACACGTTTTATCACTCCACCAGCTCCCAGCTTTTTTCCTCCAACTGGAAGGACGCGAAAACCGACGAAATGTTAGCGCGGGGACGCGCGTCCATGGGAGCGGAGCGAGAGAAAATTTACCTCGAACTCGAAAATTACCTCGTGGAAGAACAACACATCGTGGCGCCGCTCTATAACCCTGTCACCTACTACTTGGTGGCCGACGGTGTCAGGGGTGTGATCTACGACAACAGCCTGCTTCGTTTTTATGAAATCGATATCGCCGAAATCGATATCGCCAAGTAA
- a CDS encoding ABC transporter permease, whose product MENVRISKNSTKTPPEDSVRFTSFYHDAILRLSRDKIAMTCFVFIVFMALVAIFAPFITPYDQSYQDIEAVMSRSTPKHWLGTDEFGRDILSRIVYGARVSLAVGIVAEAIAITIGVLLGALAGYYGGKTDAVISRIIEMFAAFPQILFAIVIMFVFGTGVINVFFAIGFVGWTSVARVIRAQVIQLKGNEYVQAARASGGSNLAIVVRHMIPNCLSTIIVIATMEIPADIMYEASLSFLGLGVQPPQSSWGEMISVARRHLRSNPGYSVYPGIALVLTVLAFNLLGDALRDALDPKLKNL is encoded by the coding sequence GTGGAAAACGTCAGGATCTCGAAAAACTCAACAAAAACACCTCCAGAAGACTCCGTGAGGTTTACCAGTTTTTACCACGATGCCATTCTTCGACTGAGTCGCGACAAAATCGCGATGACCTGTTTTGTTTTTATTGTTTTCATGGCGTTGGTCGCTATTTTTGCCCCATTCATCACCCCGTATGACCAATCTTACCAAGATATCGAGGCCGTCATGTCCCGCTCCACTCCAAAACATTGGTTGGGAACCGACGAGTTCGGGCGCGATATTTTATCCCGTATCGTTTACGGCGCTCGCGTATCTCTGGCGGTGGGCATCGTCGCCGAGGCGATAGCCATCACCATCGGCGTGCTGTTGGGGGCTCTGGCCGGTTACTACGGCGGCAAAACGGACGCCGTGATCTCCAGAATTATTGAGATGTTCGCCGCCTTTCCCCAGATCCTTTTTGCCATTGTCATTATGTTCGTGTTTGGAACGGGGGTCATCAACGTTTTCTTCGCCATCGGTTTTGTGGGATGGACCAGCGTTGCCCGCGTCATTCGCGCGCAGGTCATTCAGTTGAAGGGAAACGAGTACGTGCAGGCGGCAAGGGCCAGCGGCGGAAGTAACTTGGCCATTGTGGTGCGTCACATGATTCCCAACTGCCTCTCCACAATCATCGTCATCGCCACGATGGAGATTCCCGCCGATATCATGTATGAAGCGAGCCTCAGCTTTCTGGGGCTTGGCGTACAGCCGCCTCAGTCCAGTTGGGGCGAGATGATCAGTGTCGCTCGGCGGCATTTGCGCTCGAATCCAGGATACAGCGTTTACCCAGGCATTGCGTTGGTGTTGACCGTGCTGGCTTTCAACCTGCTGGGGGATGCCTTGCGCGACGCTCTAGATCCCAAACTCAAAAACCTCTAG
- the dctP gene encoding TRAP transporter substrate-binding protein DctP yields MRKWSMFCFALTLFVVLLTPVAGTAAEPEYKWRMAQVHPVDSDYDIRAKEFARKVEERTNGRIHIDVFSGGLLGDWTETFEMLSRGSLEVNMAQANSNFDPKLNLAYYFPYLVKDIEEAKQVYGSDGWAYKIIQDLWAAHNVKALAVIPVGMAGVSLKSKPPSYADPTVHNQMKVRVMPIKPCELTYEAMGYIATPIPYAEAYSAIQTGIADGQMGGPPFQSWQFKDINKVWIQYNDFFESWWVALNLDLWNKLSPEDQEIIQAVALEESAIQWERAAAEDEKYRQMLKDEYGWEIVILTPEELTTMADHVRKTVWPKMEELIGKDLMDRIYQESGIPRP; encoded by the coding sequence ATGAGGAAATGGAGCATGTTTTGTTTCGCGCTGACGCTTTTCGTCGTTCTTTTGACGCCCGTAGCGGGCACGGCGGCGGAGCCTGAGTACAAGTGGCGTATGGCCCAGGTCCATCCGGTCGACAGCGACTACGACATCCGCGCCAAGGAGTTCGCCCGCAAGGTCGAGGAGCGCACTAACGGACGCATTCACATCGACGTCTTTTCGGGAGGGCTTCTGGGCGACTGGACGGAAACGTTCGAGATGCTGTCACGCGGCTCGCTGGAGGTGAACATGGCCCAGGCGAACTCCAATTTCGACCCTAAACTGAACCTGGCCTATTACTTCCCCTACCTTGTGAAGGACATCGAAGAGGCGAAGCAGGTTTATGGCAGCGATGGGTGGGCCTACAAGATCATTCAAGATCTTTGGGCGGCTCATAACGTCAAGGCTCTTGCGGTTATTCCTGTGGGCATGGCTGGGGTTTCCCTGAAGAGCAAGCCACCCAGCTACGCCGACCCTACGGTTCACAATCAGATGAAGGTTCGCGTCATGCCGATAAAACCCTGCGAGCTAACTTATGAGGCTATGGGTTACATCGCCACCCCGATCCCCTACGCCGAGGCCTACAGCGCCATCCAGACGGGGATCGCCGATGGTCAGATGGGCGGACCTCCCTTCCAGTCGTGGCAGTTTAAAGACATCAATAAAGTCTGGATTCAGTACAACGACTTTTTTGAGTCTTGGTGGGTCGCTTTGAACCTCGACCTGTGGAACAAGTTGAGCCCGGAAGACCAGGAGATTATTCAGGCGGTTGCCCTTGAAGAGTCCGCCATACAGTGGGAACGCGCCGCGGCGGAGGACGAGAAATATCGTCAGATGCTGAAGGATGAATATGGATGGGAGATCGTTATCCTAACGCCCGAAGAGCTGACCACGATGGCCGATCACGTCCGCAAGACCGTATGGCCGAAGATGGAGGAGCTGATCGGTAAGGATTTGATGGATCGCATTTACCAGGAATCCGGTATTCCTAGACCCTAG
- a CDS encoding TRAP transporter large permease, producing MHIVIDLVILIGTIIVGIPVPFCFMAATLYMGVIYFPDFSFLTTVGFRGLNSLTLLSIPFFIMAGSLMSSAGIASRLTEFANSMLGRIRGGMGAATIVACAIFGAISGTCSSAVACIGSIMIPRLEELGYPRNYSTAMVSCAAVLGQLIPPSVPMILYGWVTQQSVAACFLATVIPGIILMTVFCVINYFMCKKFPTIKVDPPLPSAARNREIGRAFGKGFWSLLMPIIILGGIYGGITTPTESAAVAVAYSILVGFFVHKELKLKSLWGAFCVSATTSGVICMMLFFVSILGRVYTMQQVPMKIADYLLGVSDNKYVILLMVNVFLIIIGMLMDDLSGTMLVAPLLMPLMIKIGVHPVHFAAILGTNLGLGNVTPPTAPILYLGGRIGNVPINEYIRPALVYMIVGHLPIIILTTYLPELSLWLPRLVMGIK from the coding sequence ATGCATATCGTCATTGATCTCGTCATTCTGATCGGCACCATCATCGTAGGCATTCCCGTGCCCTTCTGCTTCATGGCCGCGACGCTCTACATGGGCGTCATCTACTTTCCGGACTTCTCCTTTCTGACGACCGTGGGCTTTCGGGGACTCAACTCTCTCACCCTTTTGTCCATTCCGTTTTTCATCATGGCCGGGTCCCTGATGAGTTCCGCAGGGATCGCCTCACGGCTGACGGAATTCGCCAACTCCATGCTGGGGCGCATACGCGGCGGTATGGGAGCCGCGACCATCGTAGCCTGCGCCATCTTTGGAGCCATTTCCGGGACCTGTTCCTCAGCTGTGGCTTGCATCGGCAGCATCATGATCCCGCGTCTGGAAGAACTGGGCTATCCGCGCAACTACAGTACCGCTATGGTCAGTTGCGCCGCGGTGCTGGGGCAGCTTATTCCCCCTTCTGTTCCCATGATTCTCTACGGATGGGTGACGCAACAGTCCGTGGCGGCCTGTTTTCTGGCGACGGTGATTCCGGGGATAATACTGATGACGGTGTTTTGCGTCATAAATTATTTTATGTGCAAAAAATTTCCCACAATCAAAGTAGATCCGCCTCTGCCGTCCGCTGCGCGCAATCGGGAGATCGGCCGCGCTTTTGGGAAAGGGTTTTGGAGTCTTTTGATGCCCATCATCATCCTGGGGGGCATCTATGGTGGTATCACCACGCCGACGGAGTCCGCGGCCGTGGCTGTGGCTTACTCCATTTTGGTGGGGTTCTTCGTTCACAAAGAGCTCAAGCTCAAAAGCCTGTGGGGCGCGTTCTGCGTGTCGGCGACCACCAGCGGCGTCATCTGCATGATGCTCTTTTTCGTGAGTATCCTGGGGCGCGTCTACACCATGCAACAGGTGCCTATGAAAATAGCGGATTACCTGTTGGGGGTCTCGGATAACAAATACGTCATTCTTCTGATGGTGAACGTGTTTCTCATCATTATTGGGATGCTGATGGATGACCTCAGCGGGACGATGCTGGTGGCTCCCCTCCTGATGCCCCTGATGATCAAGATCGGGGTGCATCCCGTCCACTTCGCGGCGATTCTGGGCACAAACCTGGGCCTGGGAAACGTCACGCCTCCCACGGCGCCCATTCTCTACCTGGGAGGCCGGATCGGCAACGTTCCCATCAACGAGTACATTCGCCCGGCGCTGGTTTACATGATCGTCGGACATCTTCCGATTATCATCCTGACGACCTACCTTCCTGAACTTTCCCTTTGGCTGCCGAGACTCGTGATGGGCATTAAATAA
- a CDS encoding TRAP transporter small permease subunit, producing the protein MKRLFLLVWRVLDWVQQIIMVTTSVAIVLLILVQVVLRYGFMMPLMGVEELACLCGFWLYFTGAANGSRERSHIKADLLNVFIKNERVLYGAKTLVSLVLIVLAGIFTEWTISYFRWSLRSWERSPALSIPMVFAQASLMINAALMFFYFFIEFLDYARQALGYAPFHFTGLQPSSSQSTAQESE; encoded by the coding sequence ATGAAACGCTTGTTTCTGCTGGTCTGGCGTGTTTTGGATTGGGTACAGCAAATCATAATGGTGACGACCTCTGTTGCCATTGTATTGTTGATCCTGGTACAAGTGGTGTTGCGTTACGGTTTTATGATGCCTTTGATGGGGGTCGAGGAGTTAGCCTGCCTGTGCGGATTTTGGCTCTACTTTACGGGAGCTGCCAACGGCTCGCGGGAGCGCAGTCACATCAAGGCGGACCTTTTGAATGTCTTCATCAAAAACGAACGGGTACTCTACGGCGCCAAAACGCTGGTTTCTCTGGTGTTGATCGTGCTGGCGGGGATTTTCACGGAGTGGACCATCAGCTATTTCCGCTGGTCTCTTCGGTCTTGGGAGCGTTCTCCCGCCCTGTCTATTCCCATGGTCTTCGCCCAGGCAAGCCTCATGATCAATGCGGCGCTGATGTTCTTCTATTTTTTTATTGAATTTCTGGACTACGCGCGGCAGGCCCTTGGATACGCGCCCTTCCACTTCACCGGACTCCAACCCTCATCATCCCAATCCACAGCACAGGAGAGTGAGTAA
- a CDS encoding ABC transporter ATP-binding protein encodes MRTTNDTLLDVRNLSTYFYTDEGVVYALDDVSFSVKKGETLGIVGESGSGKSVAALSIMRLVQTPPGKIVTGEVRVEGEDILRLSEKEMRAVRGGKIAMVFQEPMTALNPVYTIGSQIMESPRIHQGMSRRRARRVAIKMLEKVGIPMSEKRFDDYPHQLSGGMRQRVMIAIALCCNPALLICDEPTTALDVTIQAQILELINELKKELNTSVLMITHDLGVVAQVSQSVLVMYAGKVMEYGGVEEVFTNPFHPYTKALLESIPTIENQRRHLHVIEGMVPSLSHRPGGCLFHPRCERRMKICETQRPELTTDSSDSSSRRVRCWLYDAARL; translated from the coding sequence ATGCGAACAACAAACGACACTTTACTGGACGTCCGCAATCTGTCTACCTACTTTTACACCGACGAAGGCGTCGTTTACGCTCTGGATGACGTGAGCTTCAGCGTGAAAAAAGGAGAAACCCTGGGCATCGTTGGCGAGAGTGGCAGCGGCAAGAGCGTCGCGGCGCTCTCCATCATGAGGCTGGTCCAGACGCCGCCAGGCAAGATCGTGACTGGTGAGGTGCGAGTAGAGGGCGAAGATATCTTGAGGTTGAGCGAGAAAGAGATGCGCGCCGTGCGGGGAGGGAAAATTGCCATGGTCTTTCAGGAGCCCATGACCGCGCTGAATCCGGTGTACACCATCGGGAGCCAGATCATGGAGAGTCCGCGCATCCACCAGGGCATGTCCAGGAGACGGGCGCGGCGGGTCGCTATCAAAATGCTGGAAAAAGTGGGTATTCCCATGTCTGAGAAGCGTTTCGACGACTACCCTCACCAGCTTTCCGGAGGTATGCGTCAGCGTGTGATGATCGCCATCGCCTTGTGCTGCAATCCTGCCCTTTTAATCTGCGACGAACCTACCACCGCCTTAGATGTGACAATCCAAGCCCAGATTCTCGAACTGATCAACGAACTGAAAAAAGAATTGAACACCTCGGTGCTCATGATCACCCATGACTTGGGTGTTGTGGCCCAGGTGAGCCAAAGCGTACTGGTGATGTACGCGGGCAAGGTCATGGAATATGGCGGAGTGGAAGAAGTGTTTACAAATCCCTTTCACCCCTACACGAAGGCGTTGTTGGAGTCCATCCCCACCATCGAGAACCAGCGGAGACATCTTCACGTCATCGAGGGAATGGTACCCTCCCTGAGCCATCGACCCGGTGGCTGCCTGTTTCATCCCAGATGCGAGCGCCGCATGAAAATCTGCGAGACCCAGCGGCCCGAACTGACGACGGATTCCTCGGATTCCTCTAGCCGGCGGGTGCGTTGCTGGCTATACGACGCCGCTAGACTTTGA
- a CDS encoding DIP1984 family protein produces the protein MKLAEALSERAALQRQNRSIVRHIEENVRLPEDEEPTVSVENLIREYETNMLRLSELIRRINKTNCLTEMAGRTITDAIARRDCLSSHIKAYTEIYNEVTSHSRNQFDKGEPRVKYVRYLDSHKLKDKIDGLSKEFRLLDTELQGKNWTTELI, from the coding sequence ATGAAACTGGCCGAAGCTCTTAGTGAAAGGGCAGCATTACAACGCCAAAACAGAAGTATCGTGCGGCATATCGAAGAAAATGTTAGGTTGCCGGAAGACGAGGAACCGACCGTTAGCGTCGAGAATTTGATACGAGAGTACGAGACCAATATGCTTAGACTCTCCGAGTTGATAAGACGGATCAACAAAACCAACTGTCTAACGGAAATGGCCGGAAGAACCATTACCGACGCTATTGCCAGACGTGACTGCCTCTCTTCTCATATCAAAGCGTATACCGAGATTTATAACGAAGTCACAAGTCACAGCCGTAATCAATTCGACAAGGGAGAACCTCGTGTAAAATACGTGAGGTATTTAGACAGTCACAAACTTAAAGACAAAATCGACGGGTTATCTAAGGAGTTCCGACTATTAGACACGGAGTTGCAGGGAAAGAACTGGACTACTGAACTGATATAA
- a CDS encoding aspartate aminotransferase family protein produces MRDLTRCLKLVEEDKTLTSPGGKIPYYPLAIKRGRGAMIEDLDGNRYIDMLSSAGAVNTGHCHPKVVEAIKNQAEELLLYTHVYMYHEPLVKLTKELISIAPGDYRKRVFYGLCGSDANDGAIKMARAATGRSKIVSFIRSYHGSTYGAISLSAVSLPMSRKIGPLLPDIFHMPYPDPYRPPVPGMTPDQTSDYCIEQIQIAFANYMPADEVGAFIIEPIQGDSGLIVPPVKFMKDLRALCDQHGILLISEEVQQGFGRTGKWFGIENFGVVPDAIIMGKAMASGLPLSGVVARAELMEGLEAPVHCFTIAGNPVCCVASLATIEVIREEKLLSHATELGDYAQERFRQMQRKFDFIGDVRGIGLSIGVDLVVGRETKERHRTAAAKICYRAWEKGLLLSFFSGSVLRIQPPLIISQEEMNRALDIIEESMEDFEKGRIPDSVLETVKGW; encoded by the coding sequence ATGAGAGATTTGACGCGATGTCTCAAACTGGTGGAGGAGGACAAAACTCTAACCTCTCCTGGAGGAAAGATCCCCTATTATCCCCTGGCCATCAAGAGGGGTCGGGGAGCAATGATTGAGGACCTCGACGGAAACCGATATATCGATATGCTTTCCAGCGCCGGCGCCGTCAACACCGGCCACTGCCACCCCAAAGTGGTGGAAGCCATTAAAAATCAGGCCGAAGAACTGCTTCTCTACACCCACGTCTATATGTACCACGAGCCCCTGGTGAAACTCACCAAAGAGCTGATCTCCATTGCGCCGGGAGATTATCGGAAGCGTGTTTTCTATGGGCTCTGTGGCTCGGACGCCAACGATGGCGCGATCAAAATGGCGCGGGCCGCCACGGGACGCTCCAAGATCGTTTCCTTCATTCGTTCCTACCACGGTAGCACCTATGGTGCTATATCCCTTTCCGCCGTCAGCCTGCCGATGAGCCGCAAAATCGGCCCACTTCTGCCTGATATTTTCCACATGCCCTACCCCGACCCCTACCGCCCTCCTGTGCCAGGGATGACGCCCGATCAGACATCGGACTACTGCATCGAGCAGATCCAGATTGCTTTCGCGAACTACATGCCCGCGGACGAGGTGGGGGCGTTCATCATCGAGCCGATACAGGGCGATTCCGGGCTGATCGTGCCTCCGGTGAAGTTCATGAAAGACCTTCGCGCCCTTTGCGACCAGCACGGGATTCTCCTGATTTCTGAGGAGGTGCAGCAGGGTTTTGGCCGCACGGGAAAGTGGTTCGGCATCGAGAACTTCGGCGTCGTGCCTGACGCCATTATCATGGGTAAGGCTATGGCCTCGGGGCTTCCGCTGAGCGGCGTGGTCGCGCGGGCCGAGCTGATGGAGGGGCTAGAGGCGCCCGTCCACTGCTTCACCATCGCGGGAAACCCCGTGTGTTGCGTGGCGTCCCTTGCCACCATCGAGGTGATTCGCGAGGAGAAACTCCTGTCTCACGCAACCGAGTTGGGCGATTACGCGCAAGAGCGTTTCCGGCAGATGCAGAGAAAATTCGACTTTATCGGCGACGTGCGCGGCATCGGTCTCTCCATCGGCGTGGACCTCGTCGTCGGTCGGGAGACAAAGGAACGCCACCGAACAGCGGCCGCGAAGATCTGCTATCGCGCGTGGGAAAAGGGACTGTTGCTTTCCTTCTTCAGCGGCTCCGTCCTGCGGATTCAGCCTCCGCTGATCATCAGTCAAGAGGAAATGAACAGGGCGTTGGATATCATTGAGGAAAGCATGGAAGATTTCGAGAAGGGCCGGATTCCCGACTCCGTCCTCGAAACAGTAAAGGGTTGGTAA
- a CDS encoding ATP-binding cassette domain-containing protein, whose translation MSEGKTEKTGKILLALENLRKWYAVRSSRFGTDRNYVKAVNDVSLTIQQGETLGVVGESGCGKTTLGHMIIRLLEPTGGKIEFDGRDITRCDERQLRPLRKDMQIIFQDPYSSLDPRMTVGDIIAEPFVFQKMYSKAERRERVRELMAMCGLDPIYVRRYPHEFSGGQRQRIGIARSLALTPKLMVCDEPVSALDVSIQSQIINLLTDLQTKMGLTYMFISHNLNVVYHISDRIAVMYLGYVVEIGSREDVYFHAAHPYTQALIGSILKIEFGAPPLKAQLKGDLPSSVNLPPGCPFGSRCPHVYERCKAETPSLRDLAPGHQAACHMI comes from the coding sequence GTGAGCGAGGGAAAAACGGAAAAAACGGGGAAAATATTGCTTGCTCTGGAGAACCTGCGCAAGTGGTACGCCGTGCGGAGCTCCCGGTTCGGCACTGACAGAAATTACGTAAAGGCCGTGAACGACGTTTCCCTCACAATCCAACAAGGCGAGACTCTGGGTGTCGTTGGTGAGAGCGGCTGTGGAAAAACGACCCTGGGGCACATGATCATACGCCTCCTGGAGCCGACGGGAGGCAAAATAGAGTTCGACGGAAGGGACATCACGCGCTGCGACGAAAGACAATTGCGCCCGTTGCGCAAGGACATGCAGATCATCTTTCAGGACCCCTACTCTTCTTTGGACCCGCGCATGACCGTCGGGGACATCATCGCGGAGCCTTTCGTGTTTCAAAAAATGTACTCTAAGGCCGAGCGCAGGGAAAGAGTACGAGAGCTGATGGCGATGTGTGGACTGGATCCGATTTACGTGCGCCGCTACCCCCATGAATTTTCGGGCGGGCAACGCCAGCGTATCGGTATCGCGCGTTCCCTCGCCCTCACTCCCAAGCTGATGGTCTGCGACGAACCGGTATCGGCTTTGGATGTTTCGATCCAGTCCCAGATCATCAACCTGCTTACTGATCTTCAAACGAAAATGGGGCTTACCTACATGTTCATCTCTCACAACCTCAACGTGGTCTACCACATTTCGGACCGCATAGCCGTGATGTACCTGGGCTACGTGGTAGAGATCGGCAGTCGCGAGGACGTGTATTTCCACGCTGCTCACCCCTACACCCAGGCGCTGATCGGGTCCATTCTCAAAATCGAGTTCGGCGCGCCTCCGCTCAAAGCCCAACTGAAGGGCGACCTGCCCAGTTCGGTAAACCTTCCACCCGGTTGCCCCTTTGGTAGCCGCTGTCCCCACGTTTACGAGCGTTGCAAGGCCGAAACGCCCTCCCTGCGGGACCTCGCTCCGGGACACCAGGCCGCTTGCCACATGATTTAG